One region of Daphnia pulicaria isolate SC F1-1A chromosome 7, SC_F0-13Bv2, whole genome shotgun sequence genomic DNA includes:
- the LOC124348795 gene encoding trypsin alpha-3-like, with translation MQPRNVDSVVIDSLNRKDEGVSPEAKTTMIMDRKIGCGSGPFRPFNTNQQKVVGVTEAIKNSWPGIVALKNNGRQFCGGSLISPTHILTSAHCVAHMSSRDVSRLTVELGIHFLKLISDGQVSKKVRRVIRHKGFDSRTLYNDIAVLTMESPVFFTSVISPVCLPPLGSNDQYTDKDAAVIGWGALKEGGSQPNALQQVTVQIIANSKCKSSYGSDARGGIVDHMLCTAYPGKDACSGDSGGPLLVQSSPGSPWIQAGIVSGGIGCVQAKYPGVYTRVTSFTNWIGKNTV, from the exons ATGCAACCTCGAAATGTCGACTCGGTAGTCATTGACAGTCTAAATCGAAAAGATGAAGGAGTATCTCCGGAAGCCAAAACTACTATGATTATGGACAGAAAAATCGGCTGCGGTTCCGGCCCATTCAGACCATTTAACACTAACCAACAGAAGGTCGTCGGTGTTACTGAAGCCATTAAGAATTCCTGGCCTGGCATA GTTGCCCTGAAGAACAACGGCCGTCAATTCTGTGGTGGATCATTGATATCTCCGACTCACATCCTGACATCGGCTCATTGCGTAGCTCA TATGTCTTCGAGGGACGTTTCACGATTGACCGTGGAGCTGGGCATACACTTTCTCAAACTGATCAGTGACGGCCAAGTGTCGAAGAAAGTCCGTCGTGTGATCCGTCACAAAGGATTCGATTCGAGGACCTTG TACAACGACATTGCCGTTTTGACGATGGAGTCTCCCGTGTTTTTCACGTCTGTAATTTCACCTGTCTGCTTGCCACCGTTAGGATCGAATGACCAGTACACAGATAAAGATGCAGCGGTGATAGGATGGGGAGCCCTGAAAGAAG GGGGATCTCAGCCGAATGCTCTGCAACAAGTCACTGTTCAGATCATTGCCAATTCAAAATGCAAAAGCAGCTACGGGAGTGACGCACGTGGAGGGATCGTCGATCACATGCTGTGCACTGCTTATCCCGGCAAAGATGCTTGCAGT GGTGACAGTGGCGGGCCACTTCTCGTCCAGTCGTCTCCAGGATCCCCTTGGATCCAGGCTGGAATCGTTAGTGGGGGAATCGGATGCGTCCAAGCGAAATATCCCGGCGTGTACACCAGAGTGACGTCATTCACGAACTGGATCGGGAAAAACACCGTGTAA